The DNA window ACCGCTGGCCGACTCCCGGCTCGACGACCAGGGCCGGCGGGTCTTCGACCTCATCGCGCGTGAGGGCCGGCGGGACTTCCGCGGCGATGGGCGGCTGACCCGCACCGCCGGCTTCGACGGCGACTTCCTCGGCCCCACCCTGCGCGCCAAGCGCGGCGAGCAGGTGCGGGTGAACGTCGTGAACAAGCTGGGCGAGGAGACCAACGTGCACTGGCACGGCATGCACCTGCCGGCGCGGATGGACGGCGGGCCGCACCAACTGGTCCGCCCCGGCGCCACCTGGTCGCCGACCTGGCGGGTGGACCAGCCGGCGGCCACCCTCTGGTACCACCCGCACCCCCACGGCGCCACCGAGGAGCAGGTGTACCGGGGCCTGGCCGGTATGTTCATCCTCGACGACGACCGGGAGGCGGCGCTGCCACTGCCCCGCACCTACGGGGTGGACGACGTGCCGGTGATCGTGCAGGACCGCAGCTTCTCGCGTAGCGGCCAGTTCAGCAAGACCCGCAACTCGATCGCCAGTATCGGCGTGCTCGGCGACACGTTGCTGGTCAACGGCACCGTCGGCCCCTATTTGGACGTGCGCACCGAACGGGTCCGCCTGCGGCTGCTCAACGCCTCCACCGCCCGCACCTACAACTTCGGCCTCTCCGACGACCGGCCGTTCGCGCTGATCGGCACCGACGGAGGGCTGCTGGCCCGCACCGCCCGGCTGACCCGGATACGGCTCTCACCGGGGGAGCGGGCGGAGATCGTGGTCGACGTCCGTCCTGGGGAGCGGGTGACGCTGCGCAGCACCCCGCCGGATCTGGGCATCGGTGGTCTGTCCCGGCGCTCGGCCGGCGGCGCCGACCGGCTCGACGTGCTGCAACTGCGCGCGGCCAGCACCCTGACCCCCGCCCCGCCGGTGCCGGACACGCTGGTGCCGGTGGACCGGTTGGACCCATCCGCCGCGGCCACCACCCGGACGCTGGAGTTCCAGGGTCGGGGCATCAACGGCCGGTCGATGCGGATGGACCGGATCGACTTCGCCGCCACCCGGGACACCACCGAGGTCTGGGAGGTGCTCAACTCCGACGGCACCCCGCACAACTTCCACGTCCACGACGTGCAGTTCCAACTGCTCTCGGTGGACGGCGCTGCGCCACCGCCCGAGCTGGGCGGCTGGAAGGACACCATCTACCTGCCGCCGCACCGGCCGATGCGGATCGTGCTGCGGTTCACCGACC is part of the Micromonospora cremea genome and encodes:
- a CDS encoding multicopper oxidase family protein, producing the protein MPTRRRPRLRVLIGVLAGVLVLCGGGVAVATWTLVRATDTVGEVDFVRPLAVPPLADSRLDDQGRRVFDLIAREGRRDFRGDGRLTRTAGFDGDFLGPTLRAKRGEQVRVNVVNKLGEETNVHWHGMHLPARMDGGPHQLVRPGATWSPTWRVDQPAATLWYHPHPHGATEEQVYRGLAGMFILDDDREAALPLPRTYGVDDVPVIVQDRSFSRSGQFSKTRNSIASIGVLGDTLLVNGTVGPYLDVRTERVRLRLLNASTARTYNFGLSDDRPFALIGTDGGLLARTARLTRIRLSPGERAEIVVDVRPGERVTLRSTPPDLGIGGLSRRSAGGADRLDVLQLRAASTLTPAPPVPDTLVPVDRLDPSAAATTRTLEFQGRGINGRSMRMDRIDFAATRDTTEVWEVLNSDGTPHNFHVHDVQFQLLSVDGAAPPPELGGWKDTIYLPPHRPMRIVLRFTDHSDPNLPYMYHCHLLWHEDSGMMGQFVVVEPGQAPGRPPTHAGHGEHN